Genomic DNA from Lutibacter sp. A80:
TTGGTGTAGAAGATACTGCATTTATTGTGCGTTCAAATAAGCGTGCTAACCAATACAATCAACAAATTAGAAGTAAAATTAGAGGACAAGAAAACGAGATTTCTACAGGTGATTTTGTTATGGTTGTTAAAAATAATTATTTCTGGTTAAAAGAATCTAGTGAAGCCGGTTTTATTGCAAATGGAGATATTTGTGAAGTTCTTCAAATATTTAATATTAAAGATTTATATGGATTTAGATTTGCTGAAGTAAAAGTAAGAATGATTGATTATCCAAATCAGAAACCGTTTGAAACTGTATTGCTTTTAGATACTTTAACTTCTGAGACACCTTCTCTATCGTACGAAGATTCCAATAGATTGTACCACGAAGTAGGTAAAGATTTTGCTCATGAAACAAAATACAAACAGTTATTAGCTATAAAAAAGAGCAAGTATTTTAATGCTTTACAAGTAAAGTTTTCTTACGCAGTAACGTGTCATAAATCTCAAGGTGGGCAATGGAAAAATGTTTTTATTGAACAGCCTTATTTGCCAGATGGACAAAGTGTTGAGTATTTAAGATGGTTATATACAGCTGTAACTAGAGCGCAAGAAAAAGTTTATTTAATTGGCTTTGAAGATGCTTTTTTTATTGAATAATTTTAGGTGTTAAACGGAAGTGTGAAATAAAATGTAGAACCTTCATTTTTAGTGCTTTTAATCCAAATTTTACCTCCTAACATTTCTATAAAAGCTTTGCTTATAGAGAGCCCTAAACCAGCACCTTGAGTTGCATTTATATCATCAATATCTGCTTGTATAAAGCGTTCGAAAATTGCTTTTTGTCTACTTAAAGGAACACCAATTCCTGTATCTTTAATGTAAAACTCAATAAAATTAGTTTCTTTTTTTATGGTGTAACCAACTTCTATCGATCCTGTATCGGTGTATTTTATTGAATTCTTTATTAAATTGGTTAGAACAGCATAAAATTTTTCATAATCGGTTTTAATTATAACTGGTGAATTAGCTAAAGTTTTATTGAGTTTAAATTTAAGCCCCTTATTAGTAGCTTCGAGATTAAAAAAGTTAAAAAGATTGTTTAATTGTTCATTAACGTCTACTTCAGAATATTTTATAGACATTAAACGAGCTTCGATTTTAGAAATATCAATAATATTATTTATTAAATTAAGCATACGATCTCCGCTTTTTTCAATAATACTAATATATTTCTCTTTTTTTTCGTTTGTAAGATGTGGTGTTTTTAGTAATTCCGTAAAACCAAGAATACCACTCATTGGAGTTCTAATTTCGTGACTAATATTTGCAAGGAATGCTGTTTTTAAACGTTCACTTTTTTCGGCTTCTTCTTTTGCATTTATTAAGTCTTGTTCTGTTTGTTTTAGCTGTGTAATGTCAAATGCAGAAATTATAATTGCATCTAATCCTAACCATTTTATCTGATTAATATTAACGTTTACCCATTTTTCAGTATGGTTTTTTTTTAATATTTTAACTTCAGAACTTAGTGTTTTATCTTCTTTTAGTTCAGATGTATTTATATTTTCATAAAACAATTTAAAATCTGGATGTAATAAGTTAGAAATATCTAAGTTAACAAGTTCCATAAAATCATAACCAGTAAATTGTTCGGCAGAATTATTGGCATAAATAATGCGTTTGTTATGAAAAATAAGAATACTAGCCGCAGTTGTTTTTAATAAAGTACGAAGGCATTGCTCACTTTCTATTAACGATTTTTCTACTATTTGTTGTTGTTTATGTTCGTATGCTTGTGTTAGTTTTATACCTAAATTATTTACAATGGGATTTAATTCGTTTATAAGATTAATGCTAAAAGGTTTTTTTCTTCCTAAAATTAAAATTCCATAATTTGTTAAATTATATGCATAATAAACAGCGTTATTATGTTCTAATTGCAAACAAGGTTCGTAATTAGACTTTTGTTTATTTGAAAAATAAGACTTAACATATTCCCAATCTTTAGAGTTTTTATAAACATAAGGGATAATCAAGATTTCTTTAAAATGTAAATCTTGTTTCTTTAGAACTCCTGCTGAAAAACAATTTAATTTTCGAAGGTATAGAGGGATACTTTTGTTTAAAATTGTAGACTCATTACTTTCGTTTAAAGAACTTAAAACAAGTTCTAGTAGCATTTCCGATTTTAAGACGTTTTTTACCATATAGCAACAGCAATTGTTTTATTATAAATTTCTAAAACAGATTCACCAGTATTAGCAATTTCTCCAATACTTAATATTCCAGAAATTTTTGCTTTTTGTCCAATAGTATCAAGTTCCATTTTAAAATCTTCATCTAAATATAAAGCTCTAGTAATACAATCTATACAAAAAATTGTATTTATTTCTTTTTTGTTACTTATTGAAAAAGCTTTATCAGTTGCATTTTTGGCGCTTTCAAGCATTGTTTTTCTATCACCATTCATTATTTCAATATATTCACCTTCTTGAATTTTATCAACTAAAAAAAGTTTATTACTAACAGTTTTATAGGGATCTCTAACAACTTTTTCAGCATCAATTTTTGAGATTCCTAAAGGATATGATTTAGCAATAGTGAAAAAATTATTAGCTTTAAATGTTTTTTTTGAATGCAGTTCAACAATCTCTTTATATATTTCAAAAGCAGGCTTCCAATTTATATCAATAATTTCATTTTTATCCGTTTTGGTAACCTTTAAAGGAAATGAAATAGATTCCCAACCGTGTGCAGCTCCAATGGCTATTTTAATATTTGTCCAACCAATTATAGCTTTATTTTGATGAAAACCGCTATTTGTTATAATACAAGGAAATGAATTAAAATCTAATGAGCCAGCTCCGCCTCCAATGTAAATTGGGTTTATTCCAAAAAAATTAAATAAAACCTCAATAAAAGAACTTTTATTTTCACTAAAAGCATCATAAAATACAAATAAAGAACTTGAAGGCGCTATAGAATTTTTTTGAGTTATTTCTAATTGATTTATAATAGTTTCAGTTGGAGTAACTAAATCGATAACTTGCGTGTTTAACTCAAATTCTAAGGGAATTAATAAAACTCCAGTTATTTTTCTTGTGCTTTTAAAAATCAGTTCAGGGAATATACCACCAATAATTGGTTTTTTAATATTTTTAAGAACAGGGGTGAGTTCTTGTTCACTAAAATGCTCTTTATCTGCCATAAAAAATAATACAGATTTTACATTTTCATCATTATCAAGCTTGATTAAATAATGTTTTAATGACGTAATATTCTTAGAGGGGAAATATATATCATTCATAACTGTATATTAATATTAGTGTAGCATAAAGCATTAGAATACGCTAACTCTTGTTGTTTTAGCGTAAAAAACTCTAATTTAAAAAAATAAATCTGTTAAATAAAATTTTATTTAAACATATCCATTCCAGGAATATTAGGCATTCCATCTTTGGCAGCAACAGCAAGTTCTGTATCACTAATTGTTTGTGCTTTTTCTAAAGCTTTATTTAAGGCTAATACTAAATAATCTTCAATTTCTTCCTTATCGGTTAACTCTTCAGAAATAGATATATTTTTCACCAATTTATTTGCTGTAACAGTAACTTTTACTTTACCACTAGCAGCTTCTTCATCAATATAAACTGTATTTAATCTAGCTTTAGTGGCTTCAATTTTTTCTTGAGTCACTTTTAATTTTTCCATCATCCCAGATAAGTCTCCAAACATTTTATTTCAATTTTAACAAGTTACAAGCGCAAATATACTACTTTTGTCGCTTAGCAAAAAAGATAAAAATGTCTGGAAATAAAATATTTGCTCCAATAGCAGATAAAATAGAGAAAAAGTTAATTACTCATAATGATGTTAGAATAGATAATTATTATTGGTTAAATGATAGGGAAGACCCAAAAGTAATAGATTATTTAAATGCTGAAAATAAGTATTATTCAGAAATAACAGCACATACCAAAAAATTTCAAGAAGATTTATTTGAAGAAATGAAATCTAGAATTAAGGAAGATGATGAGTCTGTGCCATATAAAAAAAATAATTATTATTACACTACTCGTTTTAAAACGGGCAAACAATATCCAATTTATGCTCGAAAAAAAGCATCATTAGATGCTGTAGAAGAAATAATGTTTGATGTTAATATTTTAGCAGAAAAACATAGTTATTTTAAACTAGCGGGTTTATCAATAAGTCCTAATAATAAGTATGCTGCTTTTGGTGTAGATACTGTTGGTAGAAGAGAATATGTTTTACAGTTTAAAGATTTAGAAACAGGACAAATTTTTCCTGAAAAAATTGAAAACACAACAGGAGGTGGAACCTGGTCTACAGATAATAAGACGGTTTTTTATACACAAAAAAATCCTACAACCTTAAGAAGCGAAAAAATATTTCGTCATACTTTAGGTACAGACCCAGCTCTAGATGTTGAAGTTTTTTATGAAGATGATGAAACGTTTAACACCTATGTAAGTAGATCAAAATCCGATAAATTTATAATAATTGGAAGTTATAGTACTGTATCTACAGAATATAGAATTTTAGAAGCAGATAATCCAACGGGTGATTTTAGAATGTTTCAAGAGCGTGAAAGAGATTTAGAATACAATATAGCACATTACGGTACTAGTTTTTATGTATTAACAAATAAGGATAATGCAACTAATTTTAAGTTGATGAAAACTTCAATTAATGAAACATCAAAAGAAAATTGGGTAGATGTAGTTCCACATAGAACGGATGTTTTGTTAGAAGACATTTCAATTTTTAAAGAATTTTTAGTTATTGAAGAACGTAGCAATGGATTAAATAAAATTAGAATTATACGATGGGATGATTCAGAAGATTTTTACCTTCCTTTTAATGAAGAAACCTATTCGGCAGGCGTTTATTACAATCCAGAATTTGATACAAATATTATTCGTTACGGATATAATTCTATGACTACACCAAGTTCTGTAATAGATTTTAATGTAGATACTAAAACAAACGATGTAAAAAAAGAACAAGAAGTTTTAGGAGGTAAGTTTGATAAAAATAATTATAAAAGTGAACGTATATGGGCAACATCTAACGATGGAACAAAAATAGCCATATCTTTAGTTTATAAAAAAACTACTAAAATTTCAAAAAACACACCACTGCTTTTGTATGGCTATGGTTCTTATGGACATACAATAGATGCTGGCTTTAGTTCAACTAGATTAAGTTTATTAGATAGAGGATTTATTTTTGCAATAGCACACGTAAGAGGTAGCGAATATTTAGGTCGTAGTTGGTATGAGAATGGAAAATTATTGAATAAACTAAATACTTTTAATGATTTTATAGATTGTGCTAAATTTTTAATAGAAAAACAATACACCTCGCCAAAACATTTATATGCAAGTGGAGGATCTGCGGGTGGTTTGTTAATAGGAGCTGTTATAAATATGAGCCCAGAGCTGTTTAATGGTGTAATTGCTTCAGTACCTTTTGTAGATGTGTTAACAACTATGTTAGATGATAGTATTCCGCTAACAACTGGAGAATATGATGAATGGGGAAATCCAAACGAAAAGATATTTTACGATTATATGAAGTTATATTCACCTTATGATAATGTAGTTAGTCAAAATTATCCAAATATTTTGGTAACAACAGGGCTTCATGACTCTCAAGTTCAGTATTTTGAACCAGCAAAATGGGTGGCAAAATTACGAGAATTTAAAACAGACAATAATATTTTAGTCTTACATACTGATATGGAGGCCGGTCATGGCGGGGCTTCGGGTAGGTTTAATGCGTTAAAAGAAATAGCAAGAGACTATAGTTTTATTATTGATATAGAAGTTACTCAATAATAAAAAAAAAATATTAAATTTGCATGTTGTAGATAATTAATCAGAACACGAGATTTCATGTTTTGATATTATAATTAAACTATTAAAGATGATACAAAATAAAGGTGTAACTAACAATATTTTAGAACTTATAGGTAAAACGCCCTTAATTAGACTTAATACAATAACTAAAGATCTTCCAGGAAACTATTTTGCAAAGTACGAAGGATTTAATCCAGGGCATTCTATGAAAGATAGAATTGCATTGCATATTATTGAAGAAGCAGAAAGGCAAGGACTATTAAAAGAAGGAAGTACTGTAATTGAGACTACATCAGGTAATACAGGTTTTAGTATGGCTATGGTGAGTATTATTAAAGGTTATAAATGCATTTTAGCTGTAAATTCAAAAGCTTCACCAGGTAAAATTAATATGCTAAAAGCTATGGGGGCAAAAGTTTATGTTTGCCCAGCACATGTAAAAGCAGATGATCCAAGGTCATATTATGAAGTAGCTAAAAGATTACACGCAGAAACTGCAAATTCGGTATATATAAATCAATATTTTAACCACTTAAATGCTGAAGCCCATTACAATTCTACAGGACCAGAAATTTGGGAACAAACTAATGGAGAAATTACTCACTTAGTAGCTGCAAGTGGAACAGGAGGAACTATATCGGGTGTTTCAAAATATTTAAAAGAACAAAACCCTGATGTTAAAACATTAGGTGTTGATGCTTTTGGTTCAATTTTGAAAAAATTTCATGAAACAGGTGAGTTTGATAAAAAAGAAATTTATCCATATAGAATAGAAGGTTTAGGTAAAAATTTAATACCTACAGCTACTGATTTTAACGTAATTGATGTTTTTGAAAAAGTAACTGATGAAGCAGCAGCTCATAGAGCTCGAGAATTAGCTGTAACAGAAGGTTTGTTTACAGGCTATACAAGTGGAGCTATTGTTCAAGCTACTAAACAATATGCAGAACAAGGAATGTTTGATGAAAATTCTAAAGTTGTTTTAATATTACCAGATCACGGATCTCGTTATATGGAAAAAATTTATAGTGACGAATGGATGAAAGAGCAAGGTTTTTTTGATTCTCAAAAACAGGCTCATGAAGAAGTAGAATATATTAAGTAAAAAAATATAATTACAAAAAAAGAGGCTGATAAATTTAATTTTAAGCCTCTTTTTTTGTAATATTAACATTTGAATAGCTTAAAAAAAATACCGTAATTTGTACCCAATAAAATGTAAACATAAAATTACATTTTTTTCAAAATAATATATATGAAAGATTTATTTGAAAGAATAGTTAAAGATAAGGGTCCATTAGGAAAATGGGCAAAACAAGCAGAAGGCTATTATGTATTCCCTAAATTAGAAGGTGAAATTTCTAATAGGATGAAATTTAACGGAAAAGAAGTAATCACTTGGAGTATTAATGATTATTTAGGCTTATCAAATCATCCAGATGTTAGAAAAGCAGATGCAGATGCAGCAGCTGAATATGGAATGGCATACCCAATGGGAGCTAGAATGATGTCTGGTCATACAAAATACCATGAACAATTAGAAAAAGAATGTGCAGAATTTGTTGAAAAAGAAGCTGCTTATTTAGTGAATTTTGGTTATCAAGGAATGCTTTCTGCAATAGATGCACTTGTAACTAAACATGATGTTATTGTTTATGATATTGATGCGCACGCTTGTATAATTGATGGTGTTAGATTACACCACGGAAAACGTTATACTTATAAACATAATGACATTGAAAGTTTAGAAAAAAACTTACAAAGAGCGACTAAAATTGCTGAAGAAAATAATGGAGGTATTCTTGTAATTTCTGAAGGTGTTTTTGGAATGCGTGGTGAGCAAGGTAAACTAAAAGAAATTGTAGAACTAAAAGAAAAATACAATTTTAGATTATTAGTAGATGATGCACACGGATTTGGAACATTAGGTAAGGATGGAAAAGGTACTGGTGTAGAACAAGGAGTACAAGATGATATTGATGTTTATTTTGCAACTTTTGCAAAATCTATGGCTGGTATTGGTGCTTTCTTTGCAGCAGATAAAGATATTATCCAATATTTACAATACAATATGCGTTCTCAAATGTTTGCAAAATCGTTGCCAATGCCAATGGTTAAAGGTGCTTTAAAACGTTTAGATATGTTGCGTACTATGCCAGAGCTTAAAGAAAAACTTTGGACTAATGTAAATGCGCTTCAAAACGGATTAAAAGAAAATGGATTTAATATTGGAAGAACAAATACTTGTGTAACACCAGTGTTTTTAGAAGGAGATATTCCAGAAGCAATGGCTATGGTAAATGATTTAAGAGAAAATTATGGAATTTTCTGTTCAATTGTTGTTTACCCTGTTATTCCAAAAGGATTAATTATTCTTAGATTAATTCCAACTGCAACTCATACTTTAGAAGATGTTGATATAACTATTAAATCATTTTCAGTTATACGTGAAAAACTTGAAAAAGGTATATATAAACGTATTGCAGCATCAATGGTTTAATAAATTAGTACACATAAAAAAAAATCTCAAAATTATAATTTTGAGATTTTTTTTTATGTGTAATTTCAGACTTTATTGTGAAAGGTAATAGTTAGTCCTTATTAATTCAGTTAAATTTAAAATATTATTTTTTTTGAATTTAGAGGTGAGCTTCAAAAATACTAATGCTGTTAAAAGTGCATCTCCAGAAGCAGTATGCCTATCGTGCATTGTTATTTTATAGATATTACAAAGTTCATCTAAACTAAATAATTTTTTAAACCTGTTTTCTGTTGCAATTTTTTTATGAATATAATTGGTATCTAATTGTTTAGATTGTATTGGACCAATATGTAAACGTTTTAAGGCTTGGTTAATCATTGTTATATCAAATTTTGTGTGATGTGCAATAATAATAGCATCATCTAAATATTCTAAAAACTGAATTAACGCTTCTTCTTCGCTTACTTTATGTTCGGTTCCATTTTTTCTTATACCGTGAATTTTAATAGTTTCTTTATTAAAAATGGTTTGTTTTATATAAACTTCAAAAGAATCATTAACCTGAATTTTATTATTTATAATAGCTACAGCTCCTATACAAAGTATCCTATCATTATCATAATCAAAACCCGTGGTCTCGGTATCTAAAGCCACAAACCTTATAGATTCATAATTCGTGTATTTTTTAGAATTTGAAACTTTATCTATATGGTCTTTCCAATATTGAGGATAGTTTTTTCTTTTAAAAAAATTAAGCATAACTAGCGGATTTAAATTGTTTTAAAACGAAGTTTTAATGAATCTTGAATATTTTTAATAGGTTTAAAACAACTTTTTAGTTTTAACCTATCGGCTTTACTTAGGCTGTTAATGTCTACATACCTTCCAGTATCATTATTTGTTAAACCTTGAGAAGTTCTAAATTGTAATAATATTTTAAAAGCATTAGCACAAGACTCAAATAAATCTGCATTTTGAGGTTCTACTTCCATAAGTTTTTCAAATCTTGCAATGGTATTATTTACTTGAAGACCGTGGTAGAGTGAAAATATTCTAGCAGCATCAGTTAGTGGTCTAATGGCTCTAGTTTTTATATCAAAATTATCTTTGTTTTCTCCATCAAGTTCAACTAAGAATTGTTTAAAAAATCCTAAAGGAGCTGGGTTATCTAAGGTAACTTTACTTAAAAAGCTTAAAAATAATTGATTTTTTTTAATAAGTTTTAAAACACTTTTTGCCATATTATTATAGAGTTCTACATTACCATACACAAGTTCAAAGTCGTAAAAAATAATACTCAGTAAAATTTTTTCAGGAATTGGATCTTTTATCCATTCTTTAAATTGTTGTTTCCATTCTTTAATTGACAAACACCATTTTGGATTACTTGCCATAATATTAGCCGGACAGTAATCGAAACCTACACTATTTAATTTTTCTGTTACTTTGGTAGCGAGTTCTAA
This window encodes:
- a CDS encoding S9 family peptidase — encoded protein: MSGNKIFAPIADKIEKKLITHNDVRIDNYYWLNDREDPKVIDYLNAENKYYSEITAHTKKFQEDLFEEMKSRIKEDDESVPYKKNNYYYTTRFKTGKQYPIYARKKASLDAVEEIMFDVNILAEKHSYFKLAGLSISPNNKYAAFGVDTVGRREYVLQFKDLETGQIFPEKIENTTGGGTWSTDNKTVFYTQKNPTTLRSEKIFRHTLGTDPALDVEVFYEDDETFNTYVSRSKSDKFIIIGSYSTVSTEYRILEADNPTGDFRMFQERERDLEYNIAHYGTSFYVLTNKDNATNFKLMKTSINETSKENWVDVVPHRTDVLLEDISIFKEFLVIEERSNGLNKIRIIRWDDSEDFYLPFNEETYSAGVYYNPEFDTNIIRYGYNSMTTPSSVIDFNVDTKTNDVKKEQEVLGGKFDKNNYKSERIWATSNDGTKIAISLVYKKTTKISKNTPLLLYGYGSYGHTIDAGFSSTRLSLLDRGFIFAIAHVRGSEYLGRSWYENGKLLNKLNTFNDFIDCAKFLIEKQYTSPKHLYASGGSAGGLLIGAVINMSPELFNGVIASVPFVDVLTTMLDDSIPLTTGEYDEWGNPNEKIFYDYMKLYSPYDNVVSQNYPNILVTTGLHDSQVQYFEPAKWVAKLREFKTDNNILVLHTDMEAGHGGASGRFNALKEIARDYSFIIDIEVTQ
- a CDS encoding FIST signal transduction protein, which translates into the protein MNDIYFPSKNITSLKHYLIKLDNDENVKSVLFFMADKEHFSEQELTPVLKNIKKPIIGGIFPELIFKSTRKITGVLLIPLEFELNTQVIDLVTPTETIINQLEITQKNSIAPSSSLFVFYDAFSENKSSFIEVLFNFFGINPIYIGGGAGSLDFNSFPCIITNSGFHQNKAIIGWTNIKIAIGAAHGWESISFPLKVTKTDKNEIIDINWKPAFEIYKEIVELHSKKTFKANNFFTIAKSYPLGISKIDAEKVVRDPYKTVSNKLFLVDKIQEGEYIEIMNGDRKTMLESAKNATDKAFSISNKKEINTIFCIDCITRALYLDEDFKMELDTIGQKAKISGILSIGEIANTGESVLEIYNKTIAVAIW
- a CDS encoding YbaB/EbfC family nucleoid-associated protein, producing the protein MFGDLSGMMEKLKVTQEKIEATKARLNTVYIDEEAASGKVKVTVTANKLVKNISISEELTDKEEIEDYLVLALNKALEKAQTISDTELAVAAKDGMPNIPGMDMFK
- a CDS encoding PolC-type DNA polymerase III codes for the protein MLNFFKRKNYPQYWKDHIDKVSNSKKYTNYESIRFVALDTETTGFDYDNDRILCIGAVAIINNKIQVNDSFEVYIKQTIFNKETIKIHGIRKNGTEHKVSEEEALIQFLEYLDDAIIIAHHTKFDITMINQALKRLHIGPIQSKQLDTNYIHKKIATENRFKKLFSLDELCNIYKITMHDRHTASGDALLTALVFLKLTSKFKKNNILNLTELIRTNYYLSQ
- a CDS encoding PAS domain-containing sensor histidine kinase, whose protein sequence is MLLELVLSSLNESNESTILNKSIPLYLRKLNCFSAGVLKKQDLHFKEILIIPYVYKNSKDWEYVKSYFSNKQKSNYEPCLQLEHNNAVYYAYNLTNYGILILGRKKPFSINLINELNPIVNNLGIKLTQAYEHKQQQIVEKSLIESEQCLRTLLKTTAASILIFHNKRIIYANNSAEQFTGYDFMELVNLDISNLLHPDFKLFYENINTSELKEDKTLSSEVKILKKNHTEKWVNVNINQIKWLGLDAIIISAFDITQLKQTEQDLINAKEEAEKSERLKTAFLANISHEIRTPMSGILGFTELLKTPHLTNEKKEKYISIIEKSGDRMLNLINNIIDISKIEARLMSIKYSEVDVNEQLNNLFNFFNLEATNKGLKFKLNKTLANSPVIIKTDYEKFYAVLTNLIKNSIKYTDTGSIEVGYTIKKETNFIEFYIKDTGIGVPLSRQKAIFERFIQADIDDINATQGAGLGLSISKAFIEMLGGKIWIKSTKNEGSTFYFTLPFNT
- a CDS encoding PLP-dependent cysteine synthase family protein, encoding MIQNKGVTNNILELIGKTPLIRLNTITKDLPGNYFAKYEGFNPGHSMKDRIALHIIEEAERQGLLKEGSTVIETTSGNTGFSMAMVSIIKGYKCILAVNSKASPGKINMLKAMGAKVYVCPAHVKADDPRSYYEVAKRLHAETANSVYINQYFNHLNAEAHYNSTGPEIWEQTNGEITHLVAASGTGGTISGVSKYLKEQNPDVKTLGVDAFGSILKKFHETGEFDKKEIYPYRIEGLGKNLIPTATDFNVIDVFEKVTDEAAAHRARELAVTEGLFTGYTSGAIVQATKQYAEQGMFDENSKVVLILPDHGSRYMEKIYSDEWMKEQGFFDSQKQAHEEVEYIK
- a CDS encoding aminotransferase class I/II-fold pyridoxal phosphate-dependent enzyme — translated: MKDLFERIVKDKGPLGKWAKQAEGYYVFPKLEGEISNRMKFNGKEVITWSINDYLGLSNHPDVRKADADAAAEYGMAYPMGARMMSGHTKYHEQLEKECAEFVEKEAAYLVNFGYQGMLSAIDALVTKHDVIVYDIDAHACIIDGVRLHHGKRYTYKHNDIESLEKNLQRATKIAEENNGGILVISEGVFGMRGEQGKLKEIVELKEKYNFRLLVDDAHGFGTLGKDGKGTGVEQGVQDDIDVYFATFAKSMAGIGAFFAADKDIIQYLQYNMRSQMFAKSLPMPMVKGALKRLDMLRTMPELKEKLWTNVNALQNGLKENGFNIGRTNTCVTPVFLEGDIPEAMAMVNDLRENYGIFCSIVVYPVIPKGLIILRLIPTATHTLEDVDITIKSFSVIREKLEKGIYKRIAASMV